AGTCAGAATATTACAGAGCTAATTTTAGATCTTCGCTACAATGGCGGAGGAGATGTAACATCGGCTAATCTTATATCCAGCTGCATTGCCGGAGATTTATGCATAGATAAAACATTCGCTTCATACCGATATAACGATGAACGCATGAAGGTCCTTGGCAACCAACGGCCTATTCAGAAATTCGCATATTCTCAATATGATAATTTGAGTACTTCCCTCTCTGCCGGTGGTTTAAATTTACGAAAAATCTACTGTCTTGTTACTGACGACTCTGCATCTGCAAGTGAATTAGTAATCAATGCACTGAGAGGTATTGATATCGAAGTTATCCTTATTGGCACCACCACACATGGGAAAAATGTAGGAATGGAAGGAGTAGAACTTACTGCAGGAACAGACAAATATTTGCTTTTCCCTATCACTTTCCAAGCATACAATGCCAAAGGTTTTGGAGACTTCGAGAACGGTTTTACACCCGATTACGAGATAAATGAGAACAAGCCTAACGGAGAATATTTTGAAGGATATGGAGACTTTGGAGCTGAAAGCGATCCTTTATATGCCAAAGCAATCAGTCTGATTTCAGGAAATGAAGTTACTACTCCTACAAGGGCAGTTAACCAAGCTAAAGAACAAATGCTAGTGATAGCTACACCAAGATTGAACCGTATAGGAATGATAAAATAAGATTATTATATCCCGTTATTAAATAGAAAGAGGTGAACCGCTCAGCGATTCACCTCTTTCTCTATCCTCAAAATCTTATCTAACGTCTTCTGAGCCTCCGTCGATGGGAACCGTAGCACTACTTTCTGTAAAGAGCTTCGTGCTTTCTCATATCCGGTAGCAAACAATTTCGACAACCCGTCCCGATAACGTGCATATTGCATTTTTGTCGGTGAAGAAAGCTTTTTGTAGTCACTTTCCAGTTTTTTCTTCTCCTGCTCCGCCATCAAATAATAATAATTACCGAGAAAGATATTGGCCGCCAGATTATCCGCATCCAACTTCAATATATTCTCGTACATACGCAACGCATCCTTCTCCTGTCCACGACATACCTGCATTTCGGCAACAGCCTCCAGATAATCTACATTATCAGGGTCCTTCTGCGACAGTTCTTTATAAAACAAAAAGGCTTTGTCATAATTCCGATTCTTCTTATAGGCAAGAGCCAACTCATTAGAAAGTTTCGAGCTGATCTCACTACTCTTGTCTATACTCGTCCAGTAGAACATTTCCGAGCGGTCTATATTCAGACTGATAGCCTGACGGAAATAGCTAACCGCCTGTCCATGCTGTCCGGCCTCAATAGCAACCGTGACTTTATGCAACATTTCATCGGCCGTCTGTGCATTCAGCATCAGCGGCAACGAAAACAAAGAAAAAAGAAGGAGAGTTAAGGTTTTCATAATCAGTTACATTGTTTCTAGTTCGTGACACGCAAAGATACAATAAAATAATAAAATATGTACCTTTGTTCGCAAAAAGAACAATCTATTTGATAAAAGTGTTTCTACAAGATGATAAATAAAAAGACGACCTCCGAAAACAGACGAATATTACAGATTGCCGTACCATCGATTATTTCGAATATTACCGTGCCATTGCTGGGACTTATCGATGTCACTATCGTTGGACATCTCGGCTCTCCGGCATATATCGGAGCGATTGCCGTAGGAGGAATGTTGTTCAATATCATCTACTGGATCTTCGGATTCCTACGTATGGGAACAAGCGGCATGACCTCACAAGCCTACGGGCAGCATGACTTAAACGAAATCAACCGGTTACTGATACGTTCTGTCGGCGTCGGACTCTTTATTGCCCTATGCCTGCTGATCCTTCAATATCCTATCCTTAATGCGGCATTCACACTCATACAGACTACAGAAGAAGTAAAGCAACTGGCAACTACCTATTTCTATATCTGTATTTGGGGAGCTCCGGCAATGCTAGGTCTTTATGGATTTGCAGGCTGGTTTATCGGAATGCAGAACTCACGCTTCCCGATGTATATTGCCATCACGCAGAATATTGTCAATATTATCGCCAGTTTGTCTTTCGTCTATCTCTTGGATATGAAAGTGGCAGGAGTCGCCGCCGGAACCCTTATCGCACAGTATGCAGGTTTCTTTATGGCCATACTATTGTATATGCGTTATTACAGCACGCTCCGAAAACGTATTGTATGGAAAGATATCATACAGAAGCAGGCAATGTACCGTTTCTTCCGGGTAAACCGTGACATCTTTTTCCGTACCCTCTGCCTGGTAATCGTAACGATGTTCTTCACCTCTGCAGGAGCTGCACAGGGAGAAGTCGTTCTGGCAGTAAATACACTGCTGATGCAATTGTTCACGCTCTTCTCTTATATTATGGATGGATTCGCCTATGCAGGGGAAGCGTTAGCCGGACGCTATATCGGCGCAAGAAATCAAACGGCTCTCCGCAATACGGTCAATCACCTTTTCTATTGGGGCATCGGACTTTCGGCAGCATTCACCCTTTTATATGCAATAGGCGGAAAAGAATTTCTCGGGTTACTGACAAATGATGTTTCGGTAATAAGCTCCTCAGACACTTACTTTTATTGGGCACTCGCCATCCCATTGACAGGTTTCTCCGCTTTCTTATGGGATGGTGTGTTTATCGGCGCCACCGCCACCCGCCAGATGCTTTATTCGATGTTGGTTGCTTCCGTCAGCTTTTTTATGATCTACTATGCCTTCCACAATCTCTTGGGAAATCACGCTTTATGGCTGGCTTTCATCACTTACCTTTCATTGAGGGGAATCGTGCAGACCTTCATCGGAAGAGAAATAGTGAAGAAAGCGATATAAAAGTTATCGCGCAACTATGAGGTCTATCCAACAAATTATCTCTATATTTGCGCTAAACTAAATGTAAAAAGATATGGCAAAGTATAAAAGAATTCTGCTGAAGCTCAGCGGAGAAAGCCTGATGGGGGAAAAACAATACGGCATTGACGAAAAAAGACTGGCGGAATATGCCGCACAAATCAAAGAAATCCATGAACAGGGAGTACAAATCGGCATCGTTATCGGCGGCGGAAATATCTTCCGTGGACTAAGCGGAGCCAACAAGGGCTTCGACCGTGTGAAAGGTGATCAGATGGGTATGCTGGCAACTGTCATCAACAGCCTTGCATTAAGTTCCGCATTAGTAGCAGCCGGAGTAAAGGCCCGTGTACTTACAGCAGTCCGCATGGAGCCGATCGGTGAATTCTACAGCAAATGGAAAGCGATTGAATGCATGGAAAACGGTGAAATCGTTATCATGTCCGGCGGTACGGGAAATCCTTTCTTTACCACAGACACTGGCTCTTCACTGCGCGGCATCGAAATCGAAGCAGACGTAATGCTGAAAGGTACCCGCGTAGACGGCATCTACACAGCCGACCCGGAGAAAGACCCTACAGCTACAAAATTCAGTGACATCACATACGATGAAGTACTGAAACGCGGTCTGAAAGTGATGGACCTCACAGCTACCTGTATGTGCAAGGAAAACAACCTGCCGATTGTTGTTTTTGACATGGACACGGTAGGAAACCTCAAAAAAGTAATCAGCGGAGAAGAAATAGGAACAGTAGTACACAACTGATCCTGACTCCCTGCCAATATACCCGGGGCCGACTAAAAAGGATATAATCAGCTTTCAGACTTTTTAGTCAGTCCCGATTACTTTCTCCCTCCACATTCCTTTTGTTGACTTGCATATACATCATTAAGAAATAAAAGCTATGAAAACCAAAAACGCTTGTTTCTGGATATTCTTATTACTATCCGGAAGTGCTTACGCACAAATGTCTCAAAAAGGTACAGTACAGATTTTTAATTCAAATAAGTCCCCACTACCGGGAGTACAACTAACAGCTACCGATGCCCCTGCCACCGATACGGATGCCAGCGGGAATTTCCAGTTCAACTTCAGCAAACAGAAACCGGGAATGGCTATCGCTTCTCCGAATGTATATAAGAAAGGATATGAACTGGTGAATAAAGACATGATCAACGGGTGGATTCTATCCGAAAAACGTCCGCTGAGCATTGTAATGGCTCCCGAAGGTACTATAGAAGAAAGCAAGAACAAGTATTATTCCATCTCCGTTGCCCACTTTTCGAAAAAACAAGAAAAAGCCATTGAAGAAATCAACCAGCTATATATAGCACAGAAAATCAGTCTGCAAGAGCGTAGCGACCGCTTGAAAGCGATGGCGGAAGAATCCAGATCATTCATGAATCAGATCGACCAGTATGCTGAGAAGTTTGCGAGAATAAATCCGGATGACATCAACACCATCGAGAAGCAAGTATTGGAACTGGTCAATGCCGGAAAACTGTCTGAAGCCATCGAGCTATACAATAAATCCGGAATTATCACTCAAGCCAGAGAGAAGCTGTCACAGAAAACAAAAGCAGAGGAAGACATCGACAAACTGGCCGAAATAATGTACCGATATGCCGACCTCTGCGCCCTGACCGGAGGAATGGAAAACGAGAAGAAAGCAAATGATGCCTACAAGTTCGTAGCCGAAGCACTTCCCGACAGGTTTACATACGTGTTTAAATACGCATTGCAGAAAATAGGACTAGAAGACAGTGATACCATGGAATGGCTGGACAAATGCCAGAAACTTTCATTTGACGAGAAATCTCTCGTACAAGTACTGAACATAAAAAGTACCCTTGCACGTCATCATCAGAAAGACTATATCAAAGCCTTGGAGTATGACATCAACGCACTGGAAATCCTGTCCAACAAAAATATCTCCATGCCTTCGGGCGATTACTATGCTATCTACCATCAGACGTTCTATTCAATGGGAAAGACATACGAAGCCATGAACGAATTCAAAGAAGCAAAGGAAATCTATGAAGACCAGATCAAAGAAATCAGTGAAGAGATAGCAGACAGCGACAATCAGCTGTTCATAAATATTCAAAGTTCTCAGCTTGCCAACATATACAGTTCGCTGACAGACATTTACAAGAAGGAAGGCAATGTATCTAAGGTCAACGAACTGTCAGAGAAATTATTCGAGCTAAATAAAAAGAATGCAGGAGATAATGA
This sequence is a window from Bacteroides thetaiotaomicron VPI-5482. Protein-coding genes within it:
- a CDS encoding tetratricopeptide repeat protein yields the protein MKTLTLLLFSLFSLPLMLNAQTADEMLHKVTVAIEAGQHGQAVSYFRQAISLNIDRSEMFYWTSIDKSSEISSKLSNELALAYKKNRNYDKAFLFYKELSQKDPDNVDYLEAVAEMQVCRGQEKDALRMYENILKLDADNLAANIFLGNYYYLMAEQEKKKLESDYKKLSSPTKMQYARYRDGLSKLFATGYEKARSSLQKVVLRFPSTEAQKTLDKILRIEKEVNR
- a CDS encoding MATE family efflux transporter; protein product: MINKKTTSENRRILQIAVPSIISNITVPLLGLIDVTIVGHLGSPAYIGAIAVGGMLFNIIYWIFGFLRMGTSGMTSQAYGQHDLNEINRLLIRSVGVGLFIALCLLILQYPILNAAFTLIQTTEEVKQLATTYFYICIWGAPAMLGLYGFAGWFIGMQNSRFPMYIAITQNIVNIIASLSFVYLLDMKVAGVAAGTLIAQYAGFFMAILLYMRYYSTLRKRIVWKDIIQKQAMYRFFRVNRDIFFRTLCLVIVTMFFTSAGAAQGEVVLAVNTLLMQLFTLFSYIMDGFAYAGEALAGRYIGARNQTALRNTVNHLFYWGIGLSAAFTLLYAIGGKEFLGLLTNDVSVISSSDTYFYWALAIPLTGFSAFLWDGVFIGATATRQMLYSMLVASVSFFMIYYAFHNLLGNHALWLAFITYLSLRGIVQTFIGREIVKKAI
- the pyrH gene encoding UMP kinase; the encoded protein is MAKYKRILLKLSGESLMGEKQYGIDEKRLAEYAAQIKEIHEQGVQIGIVIGGGNIFRGLSGANKGFDRVKGDQMGMLATVINSLALSSALVAAGVKARVLTAVRMEPIGEFYSKWKAIECMENGEIVIMSGGTGNPFFTTDTGSSLRGIEIEADVMLKGTRVDGIYTADPEKDPTATKFSDITYDEVLKRGLKVMDLTATCMCKENNLPIVVFDMDTVGNLKKVISGEEIGTVVHN
- a CDS encoding tetratricopeptide repeat protein, which encodes MKTKNACFWIFLLLSGSAYAQMSQKGTVQIFNSNKSPLPGVQLTATDAPATDTDASGNFQFNFSKQKPGMAIASPNVYKKGYELVNKDMINGWILSEKRPLSIVMAPEGTIEESKNKYYSISVAHFSKKQEKAIEEINQLYIAQKISLQERSDRLKAMAEESRSFMNQIDQYAEKFARINPDDINTIEKQVLELVNAGKLSEAIELYNKSGIITQAREKLSQKTKAEEDIDKLAEIMYRYADLCALTGGMENEKKANDAYKFVAEALPDRFTYVFKYALQKIGLEDSDTMEWLDKCQKLSFDEKSLVQVLNIKSTLARHHQKDYIKALEYDINALEILSNKNISMPSGDYYAIYHQTFYSMGKTYEAMNEFKEAKEIYEDQIKEISEEIADSDNQLFINIQSSQLANIYSSLTDIYKKEGNVSKVNELSEKLFELNKKNAGDNEEAILEAEIGRQESLFHQAVEKADYKLAAGSIKEILAKAEKLYKMRPLSRAYWYALWNFAYISVSTETEPENFLTTIKAFEDKVANEFKINSEEQKTSLLYNIEKQYILYYSKNGNKPEERKHVEQAYQYAEKLNQLNPARFVLEIISAQASYIDMLLELSEHDKALKAAIDLEALYTMQGVWGFQDLRTENSIGTAMVCGGLYELGVEHLEKVKKDREKHLKQKPNDVDMMGSITTTYNNLSLGYGKLKKYAKALEVQKKAYEIIKTLYPHNKAQLGTNYLLMTLNTSIAYYQNSNNAEALKFLQEAENIANELKELNQLFSSYPLVVRFAKGDLLAKLSQPGSEELLKTGLEYKSGTLPNDAVLLYLINDYRTNNNSIYRK